One Actinosynnema pretiosum DNA segment encodes these proteins:
- a CDS encoding exo-rhamnogalacturonan lyase family protein, protein MASVQRRTFLGGVAAGAAGAAAPGLVSPAHATQPGQRPSAPEGTEVRWLEGTPELHAGAAWGVPWPRGQHRRDQTFALVSASGTPIPVQTWPLALWPDGSLKWSGHAVAGGTAVESCRLTAGAPQAPAHPVEVREEPSRLVVRTGDLEAVITRRGAHLVEQVSRGGRAVLRRARLVCLREEFDEIDEDAATARREPFTSSVRSVSVEQRGPVRAVVRVQGVHRSLSTGREWLPFTVRLYLTAGSDAIRLVHTFVWDGADDDRVRGLGVRFDVPLRDAPHDRHVRFSGDDGGLVREAVRGITGLRRDPGAPVRAAQVAGRALPPVETWDTRVSGRLSLIPTWGDYSLTQPGPDGWLLRKRTAPGHAWVRVDAGHRNPGLGYVGGASGGLAVGLRDFWQSCPSGLDVRGAAGDTATATAWLWSPDAPPMDLRFYHDGLGMDTFAEQLEGLQITYEDYEPGFGTPLGISRTSELTLWAVDATPDAGRLAAMARAAATPPQPVVSPERLHAARVFGDWAPVDRSTPARAAIEDRLDFLFAHHRDQVEQRRWYGFWDHGDVMHTQDADRHQWRYDVGGYAWDNSELSTDLWLWYQFLRSGRADVFRVAEAMTRHTGDVDVYHLGRWKGLGTRHNVQHWGCSAKQLRISTAANRRFHHYLTTDEHTGDLVRDLVDADRTFVALDPLRKVRTEPYEPDPRALAVGLGTDWGALAAAWLTEWERDGDPVARRKLLGTAEDIGALRNGFLTGEALYDLETGRFARDRVAISVSHLSAVFGLVEVCSELVDLGAGAGFERAWLQYCRLYGATRAEQQAEVGGSWDTGFRQMHSRLTAYAAARTGDEVLARRAWDEFFGGQEGYGPGLPWRSERVPAPLAHRPVDEAAFVSTNASAQYGLAAIQNLALIGHLLPPDRVDR, encoded by the coding sequence ATGGCATCCGTGCAGCGCCGCACGTTCCTCGGTGGTGTCGCCGCGGGCGCGGCCGGGGCCGCCGCCCCCGGACTCGTGAGCCCGGCGCACGCGACCCAGCCGGGACAGCGGCCGAGCGCCCCGGAGGGCACCGAGGTGCGCTGGTTGGAGGGCACGCCGGAACTGCACGCGGGCGCGGCCTGGGGTGTGCCGTGGCCACGTGGCCAGCACCGCCGCGATCAGACGTTCGCGCTGGTCAGCGCCTCGGGCACGCCGATCCCGGTGCAGACCTGGCCGCTGGCGCTGTGGCCGGACGGCTCGCTCAAGTGGAGCGGTCACGCCGTCGCGGGCGGCACGGCGGTCGAGAGCTGCCGGTTGACGGCGGGCGCGCCCCAGGCCCCCGCGCACCCGGTGGAGGTGCGGGAGGAGCCGAGCAGGCTCGTGGTGCGGACCGGCGACCTGGAGGCGGTGATCACCCGGCGCGGCGCCCACCTGGTGGAACAGGTCTCCAGGGGCGGGCGCGCGGTGCTGCGCCGGGCGCGGCTGGTCTGCCTGCGCGAGGAGTTCGACGAGATCGACGAGGACGCGGCCACGGCGCGCAGGGAGCCGTTCACGAGCAGCGTGCGCTCGGTCAGCGTGGAGCAGCGCGGACCCGTCCGGGCCGTGGTCCGGGTCCAGGGCGTGCACCGGTCGCTGAGCACCGGCCGCGAGTGGCTGCCCTTCACGGTGCGCCTCTACCTCACCGCGGGCTCGGACGCGATCCGCCTCGTGCACACCTTCGTCTGGGACGGCGCCGACGACGACCGGGTGCGCGGGCTGGGCGTCCGGTTCGACGTGCCCCTGCGCGACGCCCCGCACGACCGGCACGTGCGCTTCTCCGGGGACGACGGCGGCCTGGTCCGGGAGGCGGTGCGCGGCATCACCGGCCTGCGCCGCGACCCTGGGGCCCCGGTCCGCGCGGCCCAGGTCGCCGGGCGGGCGCTGCCCCCGGTCGAGACCTGGGACACCAGGGTGAGCGGCAGGCTGAGCCTGATCCCGACGTGGGGCGACTACAGCCTGACCCAGCCGGGCCCGGACGGCTGGCTGCTGCGCAAGCGCACCGCGCCCGGTCACGCGTGGGTGCGGGTGGACGCCGGTCACCGCAACCCCGGCCTGGGCTACGTGGGCGGCGCGTCCGGCGGCCTGGCGGTCGGGCTGCGGGACTTCTGGCAGTCCTGCCCGTCCGGCCTGGACGTGCGGGGCGCGGCCGGTGACACCGCGACGGCGACGGCGTGGCTGTGGTCGCCGGACGCGCCGCCGATGGACCTGCGCTTCTACCACGACGGGCTCGGCATGGACACGTTCGCCGAGCAGCTGGAGGGCCTGCAGATCACCTACGAGGACTACGAGCCGGGCTTCGGCACGCCGCTCGGGATCTCCCGCACCAGCGAGCTGACCCTGTGGGCGGTCGACGCCACCCCGGACGCGGGCCGGCTCGCCGCGATGGCCCGCGCCGCCGCCACCCCGCCGCAGCCGGTGGTGTCCCCGGAGCGGCTGCACGCGGCGCGCGTGTTCGGCGACTGGGCCCCGGTGGACCGCTCGACGCCCGCGCGGGCCGCGATCGAGGACCGGCTGGACTTCCTGTTCGCCCACCACCGCGACCAGGTCGAGCAGCGCCGCTGGTACGGCTTCTGGGACCACGGCGACGTGATGCACACCCAGGACGCCGACCGGCACCAGTGGCGCTACGACGTCGGCGGCTACGCCTGGGACAACTCGGAGCTGTCCACGGACCTGTGGCTGTGGTACCAGTTCCTGCGCTCCGGACGGGCCGACGTGTTCCGGGTGGCCGAGGCGATGACCAGGCACACCGGCGACGTCGACGTCTACCACCTGGGCCGGTGGAAGGGCCTGGGCACCCGGCACAACGTGCAGCACTGGGGGTGCAGCGCCAAGCAGCTGCGGATCAGCACCGCCGCGAACCGCAGGTTCCACCACTACCTCACCACCGACGAGCACACCGGCGACCTGGTGCGGGACCTGGTGGACGCCGACCGGACGTTCGTCGCGCTGGACCCGCTGCGCAAGGTCCGCACCGAGCCGTACGAGCCCGACCCGCGCGCGCTGGCCGTTGGCCTGGGCACGGACTGGGGCGCGCTGGCGGCGGCGTGGCTGACCGAGTGGGAGCGCGACGGCGACCCGGTGGCGCGCCGCAAGCTGCTCGGCACGGCGGAGGACATCGGCGCGCTGCGCAACGGCTTCCTGACCGGCGAGGCGCTGTACGACCTGGAGACCGGGCGGTTCGCGCGGGACCGGGTGGCGATCAGCGTCTCGCACCTGTCGGCGGTGTTCGGGCTGGTCGAGGTGTGCAGCGAGCTGGTCGACCTCGGGGCGGGCGCGGGGTTCGAGCGGGCCTGGCTCCAGTACTGCCGGTTGTACGGGGCGACGCGGGCCGAGCAGCAGGCCGAGGTGGGCGGCTCGTGGGACACCGGGTTCCGGCAGATGCACTCCCGGCTGACCGCGTACGCGGCGGCGCGCACCGGTGACGAGGTGCTGGCGCGGCGGGCGTGGGACGAGTTCTTCGGCGGGCAGGAGGGGTACGGGCCGGGGCTGCCGTGGCGGTCCGAGCGGGTGCCCGCGCCGCTGGCGCACCGGCCGGTGGACGAGGCGGCTTTCGTGTCCACCAACGCCAGCGCGCAGTACGGGTTGGCCGCGATCCAGAACCTGGCGCTGATCGGGCACCTGCTGCCGCCGGACCGCGTCGACCGCTGA
- a CDS encoding type VII secretion target: MSAGGYAAVPEELRAHGSHLEGLVDRLAAVAAKAGDTAMPGDAYGSLCSFLPKAVTPMGEQVGEVITAATEGVSASAAGVRGTAADYEDNETIDPFTRLVNGSLDGGR; this comes from the coding sequence ATGAGCGCAGGCGGTTACGCGGCCGTACCCGAGGAGCTGAGAGCGCACGGCAGCCACCTCGAGGGTCTGGTGGACCGGCTGGCCGCCGTCGCGGCCAAGGCCGGTGACACGGCCATGCCCGGCGATGCTTACGGTTCGCTGTGCTCGTTCCTCCCGAAGGCTGTCACCCCCATGGGTGAGCAGGTGGGCGAGGTGATCACCGCGGCGACCGAGGGCGTGTCCGCGTCGGCGGCGGGCGTGCGCGGCACCGCGGCGGACTACGAGGACAACGAGACGATCGATCCGTTCACCCGGCTCGTCAACGGCTCCCTGGACGGTGGCCGATGA
- a CDS encoding YbaB/EbfC family nucleoid-associated protein: protein MTSFGSGYGSSTGGSGAPGGNQSDGGGAFASPTTSNSGAADVDMFAGDHYADSFGDADNFSAAAAAMGGGGLAGAGMAHTAFNGDADGAEERMAEWSRALSDKADRYREAGQRTEELRLSAVSPDGAVQVVVKADGSLVDLQFGDRARTIPLEHLAVVVMDTVRQAQATIADEVSDVMSRTLGDEDQQTRDLVLGNLRSRFAATDDLADFHDARATNTTAHADDDDRNDPW, encoded by the coding sequence ATGACCAGCTTCGGCTCCGGTTACGGCTCGTCCACCGGCGGTTCCGGCGCGCCCGGCGGCAACCAGTCGGACGGCGGCGGCGCGTTCGCCAGCCCGACCACGTCCAACTCCGGCGCGGCCGACGTCGACATGTTCGCGGGCGACCACTACGCCGACTCGTTCGGCGACGCCGACAACTTCAGCGCTGCCGCCGCGGCCATGGGCGGCGGGGGCCTGGCGGGCGCGGGCATGGCGCACACGGCGTTCAACGGCGACGCGGACGGCGCCGAGGAGCGCATGGCCGAGTGGTCGCGCGCCCTGTCCGACAAGGCAGACCGCTACCGCGAGGCGGGGCAGCGCACGGAGGAGTTGCGCCTGAGCGCGGTCAGCCCCGACGGCGCCGTGCAGGTCGTGGTGAAGGCCGACGGCAGCCTGGTGGACCTCCAGTTCGGCGACCGCGCCCGCACCATCCCCCTGGAGCACCTGGCCGTGGTCGTCATGGACACCGTCAGGCAGGCCCAGGCCACCATCGCCGACGAGGTCTCCGACGTCATGTCGCGCACCCTCGGCGACGAGGACCAGCAGACCAGGGACCTGGTGCTGGGCAACCTGCGGTCCCGCTTCGCCGCGACGGACGACCTGGCCGACTTCCACGACGCGCGCGCCACCAACACCACGGCCCACGCCGATGACGACGACAGGAACGACCCGTGGTGA